The Bacteroidetes bacterium SB0662_bin_6 genomic sequence GCCGCCGGAGGCGACGGGGCAGCCGGCGCCGAAGAGCAAACGGAATTCAATGTCGTGCTGAAGGGCATCGGCGGCAACAAGATTGCCGTGATCAAGGAGGTACGCAGCCTCACCGGCCTTGGCCTCAAGGAGGCGAAGGAACTTGTGGACGGCGCACCGAACACCGTGAAGGAAGCGGTTGGCAAAGACGAAGCGCAGGAGATAAAGACCAAGCTTGAAGAAGCAGGCGCCGAAGTCGAACTCAAGTAAACGCGAAGGGCATGGCGCCTTGCGCGTCATGCATCCTTTGCATCGTTATCGTTCGACACGTTTTTCTCCCTTCCAGCCACTCCATCCATGCCCCATACGAACGGTCAAGCAACCCAAAGCAAGCGCATATCCTATGCCCGCA encodes the following:
- a CDS encoding 50S ribosomal protein L7/L12, with protein sequence MADIKKIAEELVNLTVKDANDLATLLEEEYGIKPAAAAAAVIAGPAAGGDGAAGAEEQTEFNVVLKGIGGNKIAVIKEVRSLTGLGLKEAKELVDGAPNTVKEAVGKDEAQEIKTKLEEAGAEVELK